A region of Leishmania panamensis strain MHOM/PA/94/PSC-1 chromosome 33 sequence DNA encodes the following proteins:
- a CDS encoding hypothetical protein (TriTrypDB/GeneDB-style sysID: LpmP.33.2940): MSASTSADYPVNSWVWVKQHGYPWWPAMVVDPAQTGQDLPEDSNVMLLCGPSSSATLVFASSANAEQLRPYHGAIEDAELIEAGRSDESCAAAIEEMIAAVSSADAVPEEEGLPTTPSTSGATGTHDNHAAAGEGDVNWEALDVETEAAVAEPQNGMAEKRHKKDKKHKKKRNRGGDGSEHVDRDGAHKARKEKSSKGHRRRRGSDMGSDEEAEARSNTGEDDSGNDEDVFQRFTGAASSRSAMKKAKYERQSKLEEYDLGPGTLPDYNPRDDPAYYYRKVHSARRSASSTELQTCTQELRGFMSQCLSGAVTAADVETDILGVLRKLKNINVTVTQLQETGVGVAVGNLLRSFTAPVVQLAQAILNYWFHSLPQSMQQQLSAENEVDRCSIETCSDGVAGENELGRIGVSLFGCFTNEEINDSLASVDVMALCGTIEDALERSCDVDAQMLVLSVFGDAGVTGKALRRLLLEGKIYVEDIIKNAGDLPSLVRRRQRCPPNLQLVSNSPTSQDRSDIGSPTSPNDDDSAGSPIFGSPAGRTTTALYSCPHCGANDAYQSSYSVQAHDNLPDILRCKKCEQTWNVAE; this comes from the coding sequence ATGAGCGCTAGCACCTCCGCCGACTACCCCGTGAACTCATGGGTATGGGTGAAGCAGCACGGCTACCCCTGGTGGCCAGCGATGGTTGTAGACCCTGCGCAGACGGGTCAAGACCTTCCTGAGGACAGCAATGTCATGCTTCTCTGCGGCCCGAGTTCTTCGGCTACGTTGGTGTTTGCAAGCTCGGCGAatgcggagcagctgcgccccTATCACGGCGCAATAGAAGACGCGGAACTCATCGAAGCCGGCCGCAGTGACGagagctgtgccgccgctaTCGAGGAAATGATTGCCGCCGTTTCTAGCGCCGATGCTGTTCCTGAAGAAGAAGGCCTGCCCACCACGCCGTCTACCTCTGGTGCTACGGGGACGCACGACAATCACGCAGCCGCCGGCGAGGGCGACGTGAACTGGGAAGCGCTCGACGTCGAGACGGAGGCCGCTGTGGCAGAGCCGCAGAACGGgatggcagagaagaggcacaAGAAGGATAAGAagcacaagaagaagcgaaatcggggcggcgacggcagtgaGCATGTTGACCGAGATGGCGCGCATAAGGCGCGAAAAGAGAAGTCTTCCAAAGggcatcgtcgtcgccgcggcagcgacatGGGCTCTGatgaggaggcagaggctcGCAGTAACACCGGTGAGGACGACAGTGGGAACGACGAGGACGTGTTCCAGAGATTCACTGGGGCCGCGTCGAGTCGATCAGCGATGAAAAAAGCTAAATACGAGCGGCAGAGCAAGCTAGAGGAGTACGACCTTGGGCCAGGCACTTTACCTGACTACAACCCACGTGATGATCCTGCCTACTACTATCGCAAAGTGCACAGTGCACGCCGTTCGGCGTCGTCCACGGAGTTACAGACCTGCACCCAGGAGCTGCGCGGCTTTATGTCACAGTGTTTGAGTGGTGCTGTAACAGCCGCCGACGTCGAGACAGATATTCTAGGCGTCCTACGGAAGCTGAAGAACATCAACGTGACAGTGacacagctgcaggagacggGCGTCGGCGTTGCCGTCGGCAATCTTCTCCGCTCCTTCACTGCACCCGTGGTGCAGCTGGCACAGGCAATACTGAACTACTGGTTCCACTCCTTGCCGCAGagcatgcagcagcagctctctgCGGAGAACGAGGTTGACCGGTGCTCCATCGAGACTTGCTCCGATGGTGTGGCTGGCGAGAACGAGCTCGGCCGCATCGGCGTGAGCCTCTTCGGCTGCTTCACCAATGAAGAGATCAACGATTCGCTGGCTAGCGTTGATGTAATGGCGCTGTGCGGCACTATCGAGGACGCCCTggagcgcagctgcgacgtGGATGCGCAGATGCTTGTGCTCTCCGTCTTTGGTGACGCCGGCGTCACCGGCAAggcactgcgccgcctcttGTTGGAAGGTAAGATTTATGTGGAGGACATCATCAAGAACGCAGGAGACCTTCCATCGCTCGTCCGTaggcgacagcgctgcccaccGAACCTCCAGCTCGTCTCGAACTCGCCAACGTCCCAGGACCGCAGTGACATCGGCTCGCCAACCTCGcccaacgacgacgactcgGCAGGCAGCCCCATCTTTGGCTCCCCAGCCgggcgcaccaccactgcactCTACAGTTGCCCGCACTGTGGTGCCAACGACGCGTACCAGAGTAGCTACTCGGTGCAGGCGCATGACAACCTGCCTGACATTTTGCGCTGCAAGAAGTGCGAGCAGACGTGGAACGTAGCAGAGTAG
- a CDS encoding hypothetical protein (TriTrypDB/GeneDB-style sysID: LpmP.33.2920): MSSSAQAAIAKRTTSTLQRLVVEPFMNTAHKIEDHSVRKMQSMEPAMAEWVKKQEASGADAATISRQRFLREQHQLMSYRVVRFFEECRYIASGQYYKNYNIGCFLQDARFATQAFFIFLMAVMVGRRSVYPPISPNSPLAIVFDHKVNPNY, encoded by the coding sequence ATGTCCTCTTCCGCCCAGGCCGCCATAGCCAAGAGGACGACAAGTACGCTTCAACGCTTGGTCGTCGAGCCGTTCATGAACACCGCTCACAAGATCGAGGACCACTCAGTCAGGAAGATGCAGTCCATGGAGCCTGCCATGGCGGAGTGGGTAAAGAAGCAGGAGGCTTCGGGTGCCGATGCGGCTACTATCAGCCGCCAGCGCTTTCtgcgcgagcagcaccagctcaTGAGTTACCGCGTTGTTCGTTTTTTTGAGGAGTGCCGCTACATCGCCTCCGGTCAGTATTACAAAAACTACAACATCGGCTGCTTCCTGCAGGATGCCCGTTTTGCCACGCAGGCGTTCTTCATCTTCCTGATGGCGGTCATGGTCGGTCGCCGCTCTGTGTACCCGCCAATCTCCCCGAACAGCCCGCTGGCGATTGTCTTCGACCACAAGGTCAATCCGAACTACTAA
- a CDS encoding D-alanyl-glycyl endopeptidase-like protein (TriTrypDB/GeneDB-style sysID: LpmP.33.2950): MGGATRFVSSGASTADDDVVVRHSRRYGGATIQRSTSCEIDNERTLFVQQENKRTDSGVACLGAVRRFVLTRDPLLYGLLKWGLSVLLLLFLTVVLIGLFFSVFFYRGNCENTNGTTKEKTDPKQVCVTPFATILGIYDGVFGYSNCNDDYTSTKYRYVNLMVPVLNNETGKVVYTSKSFFTGLEWQCVEFARRFWMLSGKPEGAYFDSVVGAADIWNLSFVRLVSNTSATLPLQKYSNGGRLSDGLQAPVPGDIIIYPVQGGGFPYGHVAVITKVDMAVNGAIYVAEQNWGSAMWVDPHHNYSRKIPLMYDMTTSSVTLNDPNGTIIGWMRYG, from the coding sequence ATGGGAGGCGCTACGAGGTTTGTATCTTCAGGTGCCAGCACCGCAGATGACGATGTTGTCGTCCGCCATTCTCGCAGATATGGCGGTGCCACCATTCAGCGCAGTACCTCTTGCGAAATCGACAACGAAAGGACTCTCTTCGTCCAACAGGAAAACAAGCGTACCGACTCGGGTGTTGCCTGCCTCGGTGCCGTGCGGCGCTTTGTACTGACCCGAGATCCGCTCCTCTACGGCTTGCTGAAGTGGGGTCTGTCGGTGTTgttgctcctctttctcaccGTCGTTCTGATCGGCTTGTTTTTCAGTGTCTTCTTCTACAGAGGGAACTGCGAGAACACCAACGGGaccacaaaagagaaaactgATCCAAAACAAGTATGCGTTACGCCGTTTGCCACCATCCTTGGCATCTATGACGGCGTCTTTGGCTACAGCAACTGCAATGACGACTACACGTCTACCAAGTACAGGTACGTGAATCTGATGGTGCCGGTGCTGAACAACGAGACGGGGAAAGTGGTGTACACCTCCAAGTCGTTTTTCACGGGACTGGAGTGGCAGTGCGTTGAGTTTGCACGACGATTTTGGATGCTAAGCGGGAAGCCGGAGGGCGCGTACTTCGACTCTGTGGTTGGGGCAGCAGACATTTGGAACCTCTCTTTTGTGCGGCTCGTGTCGAACACGTCGGCAACCCTCCCCCTGCAGAAGTacagcaacggcggccgCCTAAGTGACGGTCTCCAGGCACCTGTGCCAGGTGACATCATCATCTACCCTGTTCAAGGTGGCGGCTTCCCCTATGGCCACGTCGCCGTCATCACAAAGGTAGACATGGCGGTGAACGGCGCCATCTACGTGGCAGAGCAAAATTGGGGTAGCGCCATGTGGGTCGATCCACACCACAACTACTCCCGAAAGATCCCTCTAATGTACGATATGACTACCAGTAGCGTCACGCTGAACGACCCCAACGGCACAATCATTGGATGGATGCGCTACGGCTGA
- a CDS encoding hypothetical protein (TriTrypDB/GeneDB-style sysID: LpmP.33.2960), translating into MVHPSQRGRSDGRYRTTVLCAFLALALILAALGCTPVRAQHRMRELEERERNASENADKIAGGSGHKDYEAATKDGLFRDADMQTESSSDSVESSDMVTVSQSGAVSSSLETVDAPSTEQGSSSSVPASSARAQPNSSSSSESSDPSIASSFSEINKGEQSNHSGTSAIISTTTTSPSTTTTTATPTTSHSTGGDGKSTVVAFLFFIVFIAALIMYSGRLCPSKCPFFDYNGGRPGSGLRLEMQPQLQRYTNLRGNEGGRDIFVEMGGKPTQRMRDSGAHHDSGAMDSFSFLVQNNPAAVYEPFGSSGFSAGPEAAQAPQTFENSLKSLRKGMRGHTSTTAVSSPVPATTTGTLGFGTGSPLACSTADTRSSYTGTITTPLTKMTPRVEEDWEW; encoded by the coding sequence ATGGTGCATCCGTCGCAGAGAGGACGCAGTGATGGCCGTTACCGTACCACTGTGCTGTGTGCCTTTCTAGCACTTGCCCTTATTTTGGCTGCTCTGGGCTGTACCCCCGTACGCGCTCAGCATCGCATGCGCGAACTGGAAGAACGTGAAAGGAATGCCTCTGAAAATGCTGACAAAatcgccggcggcagcggccacaAGGACTATGAAGCGGCGACCAAAGACGGACTATTCAGAGATGCAGACATGCAGACTGAGTCTTCGAGCGATAGCGTAGAGAGCTCCGATATGGTGACCGTTTCTCAGAGTGGTGCGGTGTCTTCTTCCCTCGAGACGGTAGACGCGCCCTCCACTGAGCAGGGCTCGTCGTCCTCTGTACCTGCTAGTAGCGCCAGAGCCCAGCCTaactcgtcgtcgtcttcagAGAGCAGTGACCCCTCCATAGCGTCTTCTTTCTCTGAGATAAATAAAGGAGAACAAAGTAATCATAGCGGCACCAGTGCCATCATCAGCACTACCACGACAAGCCCTAGCACtaccaccacaacagcaacCCCAACAACGAGTCATTCGACAGGTGGTGACGGTAAGAGCACAGTTGtagcttttcttttcttcattGTCTTCATAGCAGCACTGATCATGTACAGCGGGCGACTCTGCCCAAGCAAGTGTCCGTTCTTTGATTATAATGGCGGCAGACCTGGCAGCGGACTGCGCCTGGAGATGCAGCCGCAACTTCAGCGCTACACCAATCTGCGCGGCAACGAGGGCGGCCGCGACATCTTTGTCGAAATGGGCGGCAAGCCCACCCAGAGGATGCGCGACTCTGGCGCACACCACGATAGTGGCGCGATGGATTCTTTCAGCTTCCTGGTGCAGAATAACCCCGCCGCGGTATATGAACCCTTCGGCTCTTCCGGTTTCTCGGCTGGTCCGGAGGCTGCGCAGGCCCCACAAACGTTCGAGAATTCGCTGAAGTCACTGCGGAAAGGCATGCGTGGCCACACATCGACTACGGCTGTGTCCTCCCCCGTCCCTGCTACGACGACCGGAACGTTGGGCTTCGGCACGGGAAGTCCGCTTGCTTGCTCCACTGCGGACACACGTTCGAGTTACACCGGCACTATTACTACGCCACTGACCAAGATGACACCACGTGTTGAAGAGGACTGGGAGTGGTGA
- a CDS encoding GTP-binding elongation factor Tu family protein, putative (TriTrypDB/GeneDB-style sysID: LpmP.33.2910) has protein sequence MTAEVAHALCIVLHEPQAEKPFAEWVAADAVRQGLKDDIDEVVTAVIPQETGDKDGPTSADAASLASLSPTQHIPMTLVEKVLAAQQRVDDRHHKSCAGQQQTLLLCLVIIVFWDGQAEASKAVLAQLKQLGDKKWVASHAPLWGDHVEVLVQALNMKRGAASIMNNKVALVASLRKKLQTSTMAAKGWWREGAHHRAGQHADPCAMAASSSTASPAPTPSGSGDASSASAAAAATAALLGETDLSVDAVRRAVDNGQGETFFLLSDQDRTGLARKVETLKRSCEVAEVGCASVMMEPRELQLPHGGTGTSGSPASASTRGSNAAAGVPSPPAASSSTPTTTLVAQEFLLRRRCPPAALFELRLAMCGNVDSGKSTFTSVLTRGCCDDGRGLARAFVFRHKQEFMTGRTSSVSENHLGFSAEGGVVNYSLLQPHRAGAELRPIAPAEVALHLKATASATSGGTGTAAGSVGGSGAHMMRQCTPKEVATRSSKVVTLYDLAGHERYLKTTVLGMTRNMPDYACIVISANNGIQRMTKEHLALCLALKLPFFIVVTRIDATPPNVHDETLSNIHKLLKIPTVRKLPYPVRRLDEVTLAAKNLRHDRIAPIFEVSNVTGVGIPDVLQFINLLPTRKDWRQARSMPKEMIIDSTFFVTGVGTVVGGVITQGVFHVNDTVLLGPDGFGNFRPVVIKSIHIKGVDSSAAEAGKDAALCLKKEKRSAIRKGNVLVDAAASPKSFWQFEAEIIILYHSTTITANYEPVVHSTTVRQSARITYVAQEVLRTGDKSLARFHFLYRPEYIKEGQRLIFREGRTKGIGIVTKLICEPDEPLLAKNKLRRKVLEKPHASLGAK, from the coding sequence ATGACTGCTGAGGTAGCCCACGCACTGTGCATCGTGCTGCACGAGCCGCAGGCGGAGAAGCCGTTTGCGGAGTGGGTGGCGGCCGACGCAGTGCGACAGGGCTTGAAGGATGACATTGACGAGGTAGTCACAGCTGTCATTCCGCAGGAAACCGGCGACAAAGATGGCCCCACGAGTGCAGAtgcagcgtcgctggcgtccctgtcgccgacgcagcacaTCCCGATGACACTGGTGGAGAAGGTACTAGCGGCACAACAGAGGGTCGATGACCGTCATCATAAAAGCTGtgcagggcagcagcagacgttGTTGCTGTGCCTCGTCATCATTGTGTTCTGGGACGGCCAAGCCGAGGCTAGCAAGGCCGTCCTGGCGCAGCTTAAGCAGCTGGGCGATAAGAAATGGGTCGCATCGCACGCGCCGCTGTGGGGGGATCACGTGGAAGTGCTAGTACAGGCCCTGAACATGAAGCGTGGCGCTGCAAGCATCATGAACAACAAGGTGGCGCTCGTAGCCAGTTTGCGCAAGAAGTTGCAGACATCCACCATGGCTGCgaaggggtggtggcgggaggGCGCGCACCACAGGGCAGGACAACACGCTGATCCCTGCGCCATGGCCGCTAGCTCGTCGACAGCGTCACCGGCGCCAACGCcaagcggcagtggtgacgcGTCAAGTGCttccgccgctgcagcagcgacagcagcccTACTGGGGGAGACCGACCTCTCCGTAGATGCCGTCCGCCGCGCCGTCGACAATGGCCAAGGCGAaaccttttttctcttgagCGACCAGGACCGGACTGGACTGGCGCGCAAGGTGGAGACGCTTAAACGAAGCTGCGAAGTGGCAGAGGTGGGATGTGCGTCAGTGATGATGGAGCCACGAGagttgcagctgccgcatgGGGGGACAGGTACATCTGGTTCCCCAGCGAGTGCCAGCACCAGGGGCAGCAACGCGGCTGCTGGTGTACCGTCGCCACCCGCTGCTTCCTCTTCGACTCCGACCACAacgctggtggcgcaggaaTTCTTGcttcgccgtcgctgtcccCCCGCTGCGCTCTTCGAGCTGCGTCTGGCCATGTGCGGCAACGTGGATAGCGGCAAGAGCACTTTCACTTCAGTGCTCACCCGTGGCTGTTGTGACGATGGCCGCGGACTGGCGCGTGCCTTCGTCTTCAGGCACAAGCAGGAGTTCATGACTGGTCGCACATCCAGTGTCAGCGAGAACCACCTCGGCTTCTCTGCtgagggtggggtggtgaaCTACTCGCTGTTGCAGCCGCACCGTGCAGGGGCCGAGCTTCGACCTATTGCgccggcagaggtggcgctgcacctGAAGGCCACGGCGTCAGCAACCTCCGGCGGCAcaggcactgcagcgggGTCAGTGGGGGGCAGTGGGGCTCACATGATGCGCCAGTGCACTCCAAAGGAGGTCGCCACACGCAGCTCCAAGGTGGTCACGTTGTATGACCTGGCTGGGCACGAGCGGTACCTGAAGACGACCGTACTGGGCATGACGCGCAACATGCCCGACTACGCGTGTATTGTCATCAGCGCGAATAACGGCATTCAGCGCATGACAAAGGAGCACCTGGCGCTGTGCCTGGCGCTGAAGTTACCCTTTTTCATCGTCGTCACTCGCATCGATGCCACTCCGCCCAACGTCCACGATGAGACGCTGTCGAACATCCATAAGCTGCTAAAGATTCCAACCGTGCGCAAGTTGCCCTACCCGGTTCGGCGACTTGACGAAGTGACTCTCGCGGCTAAGAACCTGCGCCACGACCGGATTGCCCCGATCTTCGAGGTGAGCAACGTTACCGGTGTTGGCATCCCTGACGTGCTGCAGTTCATCAACTTACTCCCAACTCGGAAGGACTGGCGCCAGGCACGGTCCATGCCAAAGGAAATGATCATTGATAGCACCTTTTTTGTCACCGGTGTTGGTACCGTGGTGGGCGGCGTCATCACGCAGGGCGTCTTCCACGTGAACGACACGGTGCTACTAGGGCCCGACGGCTTCGGGAACTTCCGTCCTGTCGTCATCAAATCCATTCACATCAAAGGCGTCGACTCGAGCGCCGCTGAGGCTGGCAAGGATGCGGCGCTGTGTCTCAAGAAGGAAAAGCGCAGCGCTATTCGCAAGGGCAACGTCCTGGTCGACGCGGCAGCTTCCCCCAAATCGTTCTGGCAGTTCGAAGCTGAGATCATCATCCTCTACCACTCAACAACGATAACGGCAAACTATGAGCCGGTCGTCCACTCAACAACAGTGCGGCAGTCGGCGCGCATTACCTATGTCGCTCAAGAGGTGTTACGGACCGGCGACAAGTCTCTTGCGCGCTTCCACTTTCTCTACCGTCCCGAGTACATCAAAGAAGGGCAGCGACTGATTTTCCGCGAAGGCCGCACAAAGGGGATCGGCATTGTAACGAAGCTCATATGTGAGCCCGACGAGCCTCTCTTGGCCAAAAACAAGCTGCGCAGAaaggtgctggagaagcCTCATGCATCCTTAGGGGCCAAGTAG
- a CDS encoding D-alanyl-glycyl endopeptidase-like protein (TriTrypDB/GeneDB-style sysID: LpmP.33.2980), translating to MRSRRTASGAAEGPVGDAAANAPHRLRSPSPPSASSSLLHSASLFGARKESDSSNADVCDAYAIRLRNEAVDAVRYRRSYWHVHCSPSILVALLIWVTIGLVVYTKLDSFHLRNGAAPTTSSAETVHSQLPDGCLDHHCLKDGGSELFGAVLGAHNGVFAYSNCNSNTCISHLEHQMEIPLPPGSRTTLDAPHATTRLMKTGMKWQCVEYARRYWMLHGKPTPALFGTVVGAADIWHSIHSVTLLDNKTTAPLLKFQNGAKLGYGGNAPRVGDLLIYPRDTLGNFPFGHVAVVVGVEMPANAEANDSYTDAEMAAAQLRQRRGLVYIAEQNWDSVPWPKPYHNYSRSLPLVVLESPEGQPLQYTIEDSFHGVQGWARYDDVP from the coding sequence ATGCGTAGTCGCCGGACGGCAtccggcgccgccgaagGTCCTGTtggtgatgccgctgccaacGCTCCCCACCGTTTGCGGTCACCttcgccaccgtcggcgtCGTCATCGTTACTGCACAGTGCGTCCTTATTCGGTGCGCGAAAGGAATCAGACTCGAGCAATGCAGACGTGTGCGACGCGTACGCGATACGCCTTCGGAACGAGGCGGTAGATGCGGTGCGATACCGTCGGTCATACTGGCATGTGCACTGCTCCCCCAGCATCCTGGTTGCCCTTCTCATCTGGGTGACGATTGGCCTTGTCGTGTACACGAAGCTCGACAGCTTTCATCTGCGTAACGGTGCCGCACCCACAACCTCCTCCGCTGAGACGGTGCACTCACAACTTCCTGATGGCTGCCTTGACCACCATTGTCTGAAGGACGGCGGAAGTGAGCTCTTTGGAGCCGTTCTCGGAGCCCACAACGGCGTCTTCGCCTACAGTAACTGCAACAGCAACACCTGCATCTCCCACCTAGAGCACCAGATGGAGATCCCTCTCCCACCCGGGTCTCGGACGACTCTCGACGCTCCACACGCAACGACCCGCCTCATGAAAACAGGGATGAAGTGGCAATGCGTCGAGTACGCACGGCGGTACTGGATGCTGCACGGCAAACCGACTCCCGCCCTCTTCGGCACTGTGGTAGGTGCCGCCGATATTTGGCACTCCATTCACTCGGTTACCCTTCTCGACAACAAaacaacagcgccgctgcttaAGTTTCAGAATGGCGCGAAGCTGGGCTACGGTGGCAACGCACCTCGTGTCGGTGACTTGCTCATCTACCCCCGCGATACCCTGGGCAATTTTCCATTTGGCCAtgtcgctgtggtggttGGGGTGGAGATGCCCGCGAACGCTGAGGCGAACGACTCCTACACGGACGCTGAaatggcagcagcacagctgcgTCAGCGACGCGGCCTCGTCTACATTGCAGAGCAAAACTGGGACAGCGTACCGTGGCCGAAGCCATACCACAACTACTCacgctcgctgccgctggtggtgctggagtCGCCGGAGGGGCAACCGCTGCAGTACACGATTGAGGATTCGTTTCATGGAGTTCAGGGCTGGGCGCGGTACGATGACGTGCCGTAG
- a CDS encoding transcription elongation factor-like protein (TriTrypDB/GeneDB-style sysID: LpmP.33.2930) yields METYAPGDRVWVYIEGDGWWPARVLSDEEMGTRTPGLDLAVQFYAGVEQPATLYELNSHADAANICFFETSSEKAVTGNPELEASIRHASADAEANPLKSASAMVVGTRVAAGGSGAAGNLGAVAVNRAAAKRVRDTGDGSMGTYDGGAAASRPVSGYHHLRSEELHELSRKISSAVAAQDVATVRAVLCRLDSVDVYLTELEDTKIGVAVGSVLSQLELKPLWPLARAMVSFWARHLPPETLAAIRSVQQRQLSFPPIGASAAASATQHSSPLGKQQRVSFALPGESAFMNSVSPSVTTTAAGAGAAVSVDSGVVASPQGKTFYDNVYQLLDSPLSAMRYDDAVIEKVTRKLAAEITDRDERQLLLLRLREEELSFIRDNLLSGEWTPKKYLDQPNEVFTTKSEKARQEQRIQEKIKAIEAADNARLNITALFKCGRCGKRHCTFYEQQTRSADEPTTKYITCLDCKHTWIQE; encoded by the coding sequence ATGGAAACCTACGCGCCAGGTGATCGAGTATGGGTGTATATAGAAGGGGACGGCTGGTGGCCGGCGCGCGTGCTGAGCGACGAGGAAATGGGCACTCGCACCCCCGGTTTAGATCTGGCAGTGCAGTTCTACGCTGGCGTGGAGCAGCCAGCGACGTTGTACGAGCTAAACAgccacgccgacgccgcgAACATCTGCTTCTTCGAAACGTCGTCGGAAAAGGCGGTGACAGGCAACCCCGAGTTGGAGGCATCGATCCGCCACGCCTCTGCAGATGCTGAGGCGAACCCGCTGAAGTCAGCGTCGGCCATGGTGGTTGGCACAAGGGTGGCAGCCGGTGGCTCGGGTGCCGCTGGGAACCTGGGTGCCGTGGCCGTCAACCGTGCTGCGGCGAAGCGCGTCCGCGATACGGGCGACGGTAGCATGGGAACCtacgacggtggcgctgctgcctcgcgcCCTGTTTCTGGGTACCATCACCTGCGCAGCGAGGAGCTTCACGAGCTGTCGAGGAAGATTTCGtcagctgtggcagcgcagGACGTGGCAACGGTGCGCGCGGTGCTCTGCCGGCTAGACAGCGTGGATGTGTACCTCACGGAGCTGGAGGATACCAAGATTGGCGTCGCAGTTGGGTCAGTGCTGAGTCAGCTGGAGCTGAAGCCGCTGTGGCCCCTTGCTCGCGCCATGGTCTCATTCTGGGCACGTCATCTCCCCCCCGAGACGCTCGCAGCAATCCGCAGCgtgcagcaacggcagctgTCTTTTCCGCCCATCGGTgcgtcggcggcagcgtcggcaACACAGCACTCTAGCCCGCTCGGCAAGCAGCAACGAGTGTCTTTCGCTCTTCCTGGCGAGAGCGCCTTTATGAACAGTGTATCTCCATCCGTgacaacgacagcagctggagcgggAGCAGCGGTGTCTGTGGACTCTGGTGTTGTGGCCTCACCACAGGGCAAGACGTTTTACGACAACGTCTATCAGCTCCTTGATAGCCCTCTGAGCGCGATGCGCTATGACGACGCTGTTATTGAGAAGGTGACGCGAAAATTAGCGGCCGAAATCACTGACCGCGATGAGCGTCAGCTGCTACTGCTTcggctgcgcgaggaggagctctcTTTCATCCGCGATAACCTGCTCTCTGGGGAGTGGACACCGAAGAAGTACTTGGATCAGCCGAACGAGGTGTTCACCACCAAGAGCGAGAAGGCCcggcaggagcagcgcatccaggAAAAAATTAAGGCAATCGAGGCCGCTGACAATGCCAGGCTCAACATCACCGCCCTCTTCAAGTGTGGTCGCTGCGGCAAGCGCCACTGCACCTTCTACGAGCAGCAAACGCGCAGTGCTGATGAGCCAACAACGAAGTACATTACCTGTCTAGATTGCAAGCACACCTGGATACAGGAATAG